The following proteins are encoded in a genomic region of Amia ocellicauda isolate fAmiCal2 chromosome 6, fAmiCal2.hap1, whole genome shotgun sequence:
- the sh3bp1 gene encoding SH3 domain-binding protein 1 isoform X1 codes for MLKQLNRMIGSAGKAQDATDLLAEDLVLVEQRVEPARKASQIIYKKLTGCLQSQQGLDTEKRMKKLPLMMLSVSMAESFKDFDGDSSIRRVLEMCCFIENSLARTLADFELQLEKEVLEPLNKLSEEDLPAILRNKKQFAKLTTDWTSARNRQSQGSSAQARQEGLKEEVEDAWKKLEIIKDQYSADLYHFATKEDDYSNYFIRLLELQSEYHKRSFDILERHISELKENNDNTVPKVPRSQARVYGVPLQCHLQASGRQIALPIEACVGMLLRTGMREEGLFRLAAAASVVKRLKSGLDSGGVEPEEYCTDPHAVAGALKSYLRELPQPLMTSELYNDWFKAAGEKEVSVKLEQLREVCGRLPPENYNNLRYVVKFLAKLAEQQELNKMSPSNIAIVLGPNLLWPHRESESSLLDMASASSVQVVTVIEPLIQHAHSLFPGEVDFEVQGPQDPPNSLPPKPQRESTEQPPPEPPAPPAIAPPTVLIDSPPPSVPVYPEVGGSDLGAQTRRTSMWENPRPAGPTPSEVPSLGQSQGPSQSQDPSKSQGPSKSQNLSQIQGPGKSQGLSKSQNSETGPPQPSPAPHPSSPGISTPPHKGTRLRCYMSLLQHTNPVFSLLHPVAKKSFLQRPAITQGKGPGSQTKGSHHGPTKPQAPVQPPAQPGAPKVHSGAPKAQPQAEGKKAPSRRGNIRAPNVPPPRPPVSNRVSSPAQ; via the exons GGCACAAGATGCAACGGACCTGCTTGCTGAAGACCTGGTGCTT GTGGAGCAGAGGGTGGAGCCAGCCCGGAAGGCCTCCCAGATTATTTACAAGAAGCTGACTGGTTGCCTGCAGAGCCAACAGGGATTGGACACTGAGAAACGCATG AAGAAGCTCCCTCTGATGATGCTGTCTGTCAGTATGGCCGAGAGCTTTAAGGATTTTGATGGCGACTCCAGCATCAG gAGAGTGCTGGAGATGTGCTGCTTCATTGAGAACTCCCTGGCAAGGACGCTGGCAGACTTTGAACTGCAGCTGGAGAAGGAAGTGCTGGAGCCCCTCAACAAGCTCAGTGAG gaGGACTTGCCAGCTATCCTGCGGAACAAGAAGCAATTCGCCAAGCTGACCACTGACTGGACCAGTGCTCGCAATCG tcagtctcAGGGTAGCTCTGCTCAAGCACGTCAGGAGGGGCTGAAGGAGGAGGTAGAGGATGCCTGGAAGAAACTGGAgatcatcaag GACCAGTACTCCGCTGATCTCTATCACTTCGCCACCAAGGAAGATGACTACTCCAACTACTTTATCAGA ttgTTAGAGCTCCAGTCTGAATATCACAAGAGGTCCTTCGACATTCTGGAGCGACACATCTCAGAGCTGAAGGAGAACAATGACAACACag tgcccaAGGTGCCCAGGTCTCAGGCCCGGGTTTACGGGGTGCCGCTACAGTGCCACCTACAGGCCAGTGGGCGCCAAATCGCCCTGCCCATTGAGGCCTGTGTGGGCATGTTGCTGCGGACCGGCATGAGGGAGGAG ggTCTGTTCCGTCTGGCTGCAGCCGCCTCAGTGGTCAAGAGGCTGAAGTCTGGTCTGGACAGTGGAGGAGTGGAGCCAGAGGAGTACTGCACTGACCCGCATGCTGTGGCAG GCGCACTGAAGTCATACCTGAGAGAGCTGCCCCAGCCCCTGATGACCTCTGAACTCTACAATGATTGGTTCAAAGCAGCTGG tgagAAGGAGGTGTCAGTGAAGTTGGAGCAGTTGAGGGAGGTGTGTGGCAGACTGCCCCCTGAAAACTACAATAATCTCCG gtaTGTGGTGAAGTTCCTGGCCAAGCTGGCAGAACAGCAGGAGCTCAATAAGATGAGTCCCAGCAACATCGCCATCGTCCTGGGACCCAACCTGCTGTGGCCACACAGAGAGAG TGAGAGCTCTCTGCTGGACATGGCCTCGGCCTCCTCTGTGCAGGTGGTTACTGTGATTGAGCCGCTGATCCAGCACGCACACAGCCTTTTCCCTGGAG AGGTGGATTTCGAGGTGCAGGGACCCCAGGACCCCCCCAACTCACTGCCCCCCAAGCCTCAGAGGGAGAGCACTGAGCAGCCCCCCCCggagccccctgcccccccggcCATAGCCCCTCCCACTGTTCTGATTGACAG CCCACCCCCATCCGTGCCAGTGTACCCAGAAGTCGGAGGTTCTGACCTGGGCGCACAGACTCGCCGCACCAGCATGTGGGAGAACCCGCGCCCTGCTGGCCCCACCCCTTCGGAAGTGCCCAGCTTGGGACAGAGCCAGGGCCCGAGCCAGAGCCAGGACCCAAGCAAGAGCCAGGGCCCAAGCAAGAGCCAGAACCTGAGCCAGATCCAGGGCCCGGGCAAGAGCCAGGGGCTGAGCAAGAGCCAGAACTCAGAGACCGGGCCGCCCCAGCCCAGCCCCGCTCCACACCCTAGCTCCCCGGGCATCAGCACACCACCACACAAAG GGACCAGGCTGCGGTGCTACATGAGCCTCCTGCAGCACACCAACCCTGTGTTCTCCCTGCTGCACCCTGTCG CCAAGAAATCCTTCCTGCAAAGACCAGCCATCACCCAAGGCAAGGGGCCTGGATCCCAGACCAAAGGTTCCCATCATGGGCCTACCAAACCCCAGGCTCCAGTACAGCCCCCAGCCCAGCCAGGAGCCCCCAAGGTCCATTCGGGAGCCCCTAAGGCCCAGCCGCAAGCTGAGGGAAAGAAGGCCCCAAGCCGGAGAGGGAACATCCGAGCGCCCAACGTCCCGCCTCCTCGGCCACCAGTCAGCAATCGTGTCTCCTCACCTGCCCAGTGA
- the sh3bp1 gene encoding SH3 domain-binding protein 1 isoform X2 has translation MLKQLNRMIGSAGKAQDATDLLAEDLVLVEQRVEPARKASQIIYKKLTGCLQSQQGLDTEKRMKKLPLMMLSVSMAESFKDFDGDSSIRRVLEMCCFIENSLARTLADFELQLEKEVLEPLNKLSEEDLPAILRNKKQFAKLTTDWTSARNRQSQGSSAQARQEGLKEEVEDAWKKLEIIKDQYSADLYHFATKEDDYSNYFIRLLELQSEYHKRSFDILERHISELKENNDNTVPKVPRSQARVYGVPLQCHLQASGRQIALPIEACVGMLLRTGMREEGLFRLAAAASVVKRLKSGLDSGGVEPEEYCTDPHAVAGALKSYLRELPQPLMTSELYNDWFKAAGEKEVSVKLEQLREVCGRLPPENYNNLRYVVKFLAKLAEQQELNKMSPSNIAIVLGPNLLWPHRESESSLLDMASASSVQVVTVIEPLIQHAHSLFPGEVDFEVQGPQDPPNSLPPKPQRESTEQPPPEPPAPPAIAPPTVLIDSPPPSVPVYPEVGGSDLGAQTRRTSMWENPRPAGPTPSEVPSLGQSQGPSQSQDPSKSQGPSKSQNLSQIQGPGKSQGLSKSQNSETGPPQPSPAPHPSSPGISTPPHKAKKSFLQRPAITQGKGPGSQTKGSHHGPTKPQAPVQPPAQPGAPKVHSGAPKAQPQAEGKKAPSRRGNIRAPNVPPPRPPVSNRVSSPAQ, from the exons GGCACAAGATGCAACGGACCTGCTTGCTGAAGACCTGGTGCTT GTGGAGCAGAGGGTGGAGCCAGCCCGGAAGGCCTCCCAGATTATTTACAAGAAGCTGACTGGTTGCCTGCAGAGCCAACAGGGATTGGACACTGAGAAACGCATG AAGAAGCTCCCTCTGATGATGCTGTCTGTCAGTATGGCCGAGAGCTTTAAGGATTTTGATGGCGACTCCAGCATCAG gAGAGTGCTGGAGATGTGCTGCTTCATTGAGAACTCCCTGGCAAGGACGCTGGCAGACTTTGAACTGCAGCTGGAGAAGGAAGTGCTGGAGCCCCTCAACAAGCTCAGTGAG gaGGACTTGCCAGCTATCCTGCGGAACAAGAAGCAATTCGCCAAGCTGACCACTGACTGGACCAGTGCTCGCAATCG tcagtctcAGGGTAGCTCTGCTCAAGCACGTCAGGAGGGGCTGAAGGAGGAGGTAGAGGATGCCTGGAAGAAACTGGAgatcatcaag GACCAGTACTCCGCTGATCTCTATCACTTCGCCACCAAGGAAGATGACTACTCCAACTACTTTATCAGA ttgTTAGAGCTCCAGTCTGAATATCACAAGAGGTCCTTCGACATTCTGGAGCGACACATCTCAGAGCTGAAGGAGAACAATGACAACACag tgcccaAGGTGCCCAGGTCTCAGGCCCGGGTTTACGGGGTGCCGCTACAGTGCCACCTACAGGCCAGTGGGCGCCAAATCGCCCTGCCCATTGAGGCCTGTGTGGGCATGTTGCTGCGGACCGGCATGAGGGAGGAG ggTCTGTTCCGTCTGGCTGCAGCCGCCTCAGTGGTCAAGAGGCTGAAGTCTGGTCTGGACAGTGGAGGAGTGGAGCCAGAGGAGTACTGCACTGACCCGCATGCTGTGGCAG GCGCACTGAAGTCATACCTGAGAGAGCTGCCCCAGCCCCTGATGACCTCTGAACTCTACAATGATTGGTTCAAAGCAGCTGG tgagAAGGAGGTGTCAGTGAAGTTGGAGCAGTTGAGGGAGGTGTGTGGCAGACTGCCCCCTGAAAACTACAATAATCTCCG gtaTGTGGTGAAGTTCCTGGCCAAGCTGGCAGAACAGCAGGAGCTCAATAAGATGAGTCCCAGCAACATCGCCATCGTCCTGGGACCCAACCTGCTGTGGCCACACAGAGAGAG TGAGAGCTCTCTGCTGGACATGGCCTCGGCCTCCTCTGTGCAGGTGGTTACTGTGATTGAGCCGCTGATCCAGCACGCACACAGCCTTTTCCCTGGAG AGGTGGATTTCGAGGTGCAGGGACCCCAGGACCCCCCCAACTCACTGCCCCCCAAGCCTCAGAGGGAGAGCACTGAGCAGCCCCCCCCggagccccctgcccccccggcCATAGCCCCTCCCACTGTTCTGATTGACAG CCCACCCCCATCCGTGCCAGTGTACCCAGAAGTCGGAGGTTCTGACCTGGGCGCACAGACTCGCCGCACCAGCATGTGGGAGAACCCGCGCCCTGCTGGCCCCACCCCTTCGGAAGTGCCCAGCTTGGGACAGAGCCAGGGCCCGAGCCAGAGCCAGGACCCAAGCAAGAGCCAGGGCCCAAGCAAGAGCCAGAACCTGAGCCAGATCCAGGGCCCGGGCAAGAGCCAGGGGCTGAGCAAGAGCCAGAACTCAGAGACCGGGCCGCCCCAGCCCAGCCCCGCTCCACACCCTAGCTCCCCGGGCATCAGCACACCACCACACAAAG CCAAGAAATCCTTCCTGCAAAGACCAGCCATCACCCAAGGCAAGGGGCCTGGATCCCAGACCAAAGGTTCCCATCATGGGCCTACCAAACCCCAGGCTCCAGTACAGCCCCCAGCCCAGCCAGGAGCCCCCAAGGTCCATTCGGGAGCCCCTAAGGCCCAGCCGCAAGCTGAGGGAAAGAAGGCCCCAAGCCGGAGAGGGAACATCCGAGCGCCCAACGTCCCGCCTCCTCGGCCACCAGTCAGCAATCGTGTCTCCTCACCTGCCCAGTGA
- the cdc42ep1a gene encoding cdc42 effector protein 1, with amino-acid sequence MSLGKLPVIKGLVAGSQGRRRYKSDLTVDMISPPMADFRHTMHVGRGGDVFGDTSFLSNHGGPQGDTDSSPSSSSSSSKAGGGFFSRTLRHVRKTPVRTRGGSRELGTSSPPPPPISPIIKNAISLPQLDLDPPNGGPPLHRALFPSSPSTPQVSGYCYGVHSGFVTLPRLSRSDKQAQDSPGVVTSDLRRSSLQDHSAPSLECSDSLDSFTLDLGPSLMSEVFGLIDSPVSNHSPDSPPREASQSFGEEEAGPSLSVAVSSPVDDLSDAGEDLKGQHLNGRTSPYCETPEEPEWEAVENGDPLKRATPEVAVGPPCKVEPAMEAERFQRAADVLARHYGGAGFLKGQRQAERGDTDSSRPPRKAPYAYPEEEDEIKV; translated from the exons AGGGCCTGGTGGCGGGGTCTCAGGGCAGGCGACGCTATAAGAGCGACCTGACGGTGGACATGATCAGCCCCCCCATGGCCGACTTCCGCCACACCATGCACGTGGGCCGGGGGGGGGACGTGTTCGGGGACACCTCCTTCCTCAGCAACCACGGGGGCCCTCAGGGCGACACCGACTCCTCCCCCtcgtcctcctcttcctcctccaagGCCGGGGGGGGTTTCTTCTCCCGCACGCTGCGCCACGTCCGAAAGACCCCCGTCCGCACCAGGGGGGGCTCCCGGGAGCTGGGCACCTCCTCGCCGCCGCCCCCGCCCATCTCACCCATTATCAAGAACGCCATCTCACTGCCCCAGCTGGACCTGGATCCCCCCAACGGCGGACCCCCGCTGCACAGGGCCCTGTTCCCCAGCTCCCCCAGCACCCCCCAGGTGTCTGGATACTGCTACG GTGTGCACTCTGGGTTCGTCACCCTGCCCCGCCTCTCGCGCTCAGACAAGCAGGCGCAGGACAGCCCCGGGGtcgtgacctctgacctccgtCGGAGCTCCCTGCAGGACCACAGCGCCCCCTCTCTGGAGTGCTCCGATTCGCTGGACTCCTTCACCCTGGACCTGGGGCCCTCCCTCATGAGCGAAGTGTTCGGGTTGATTGACAGCCCAGTGTCCAATCACAGCCCTGACAGCCCCCCAAGAGAGGCCAGTCAGAGCTTTGGAGAAGAGGAGGCAGGCCCCTCCCTTTCTGTGGCAGTCAGTAGCCCCGTTGATGACCTGTCGGACGCAGGGGAGGATTTAAAAGGCCAACACCTGAACGGACGGACCAGCCCCTACTGCGAGACCCCTGAGGAGCCCGAGTGGGAGGCAGTAGAGAATGGAGATCCTCTAAAAAGGGCAACGCCAGAGGTAGCGGTGGGTCCGCCCTGCAAAGTGGAGCCCGCGATGGAGGCTGAGAGGTTCCAGAGAGCGGCTGACGTCCTGGCCAGGCACTATGGAGGGGCCGGTTTCTTAAAGGGGCAACGGCAGGCCGAGCGTGGGGACACAGACTCTAGCAGGCCCCCGAGAAAGGCCCCATATGCCTACCCtgaggaggaggacgagatcaAAGTGTAG